Proteins from a single region of Haloarcula laminariae:
- the rdfA gene encoding rod-determining factor RdfA produces the protein MSSDTRSKVARLIDAYDLAPIGADLEAAWLGESGERQSLRDLADRFNRALLRSAVRDAGMDVVDGEIRNYYRLLTAEDVSAGRRVEAENRLDGSGLDVDGLVEDFVTYQAIRHYLTEVRGASYERDDRAGVDRERSVIDRLQSRVERVVRDTVDRLAGDGRLAVGDYRVFVSVDVLCEDCGGQYTVGELLDRGHCDCD, from the coding sequence GAGTTCGGACACCCGCTCGAAAGTCGCACGGCTCATCGACGCCTACGACCTCGCGCCCATCGGCGCCGACCTGGAGGCCGCGTGGCTGGGGGAGTCGGGCGAGCGACAGAGCCTGCGGGACCTCGCCGACCGGTTCAACCGGGCGCTCCTGCGCTCGGCGGTTCGGGACGCCGGCATGGACGTCGTCGACGGAGAAATCCGGAACTACTACCGGCTGCTGACCGCTGAGGACGTGAGCGCTGGCAGGCGGGTCGAGGCCGAGAACCGGCTCGACGGGTCGGGCCTCGACGTCGACGGGCTAGTCGAGGACTTCGTCACCTACCAGGCGATACGCCACTACCTGACCGAGGTCCGCGGCGCGAGCTACGAGCGCGACGACCGCGCCGGTGTCGACCGCGAGCGGTCGGTCATCGACCGGCTCCAGAGCCGCGTCGAGCGGGTCGTCCGCGACACCGTCGACCGGCTCGCCGGCGACGGCCGGCTCGCCGTCGGCGACTACCGCGTGTTCGTCAGCGTGGACGTGCTCTGTGAGGACTGTGGCGGCCAGTACACCGTCGGGGAGTTGCTCGACCGGGGTCACTGCGACTGCGACTGA